The following are from one region of the Candidatus Polarisedimenticolia bacterium genome:
- a CDS encoding pyridoxal-phosphate dependent enzyme, with protein MLIPEVRPIALDEIRQARERIARTIVRTPLLRLELGPGQPDIRLKLENLQPINAYKLRGAANAVAMLPESERRKGVWTISAGNAGQGVAYAARQAGVPCTVVAIETAPAAKIERMRALGARLVLVPYEVAWQALDERAYPGVEGTFVHPFDDHDFIAGHATMGLEILEDAPDTAAVIAAIGGGGLITGVASAVKALKPEVRIWGAEPETAAPAAASFAAGSPQVFKAWEPSFVDGAGGKSMFPRMWRRMSSLVDGSIVVSLDATRRAMRLLAEKTRVISEGAGALPLAAALTGKAGQGPIVAIVSGGNIDLGKFAELIGAGEKAPTA; from the coding sequence ATGCTGATTCCTGAAGTCCGTCCCATCGCGCTCGACGAGATCCGCCAGGCGCGCGAGCGCATCGCCAGGACGATCGTCCGCACTCCACTTCTACGTCTGGAGCTGGGGCCGGGGCAGCCCGACATCCGGCTGAAGCTCGAGAACCTCCAGCCGATCAATGCCTACAAGCTGCGCGGGGCGGCCAATGCCGTGGCGATGCTCCCGGAGTCCGAGCGGAGGAAGGGCGTCTGGACCATCAGCGCCGGCAACGCCGGACAGGGGGTCGCCTACGCGGCGCGGCAGGCCGGCGTACCGTGCACGGTCGTCGCCATCGAGACCGCCCCCGCCGCGAAGATCGAGCGGATGAGAGCGCTCGGCGCGCGCCTCGTGCTGGTGCCGTACGAGGTCGCGTGGCAGGCGCTCGACGAGCGGGCTTACCCCGGAGTCGAGGGGACCTTCGTGCATCCCTTCGACGACCACGATTTCATTGCCGGGCACGCGACCATGGGCCTCGAGATCCTGGAGGACGCCCCCGACACGGCGGCGGTGATCGCCGCCATCGGCGGCGGCGGGCTCATCACCGGCGTCGCCAGCGCCGTCAAGGCGCTCAAGCCGGAGGTGCGGATCTGGGGCGCCGAGCCGGAAACCGCCGCCCCCGCGGCCGCGTCGTTCGCGGCCGGCTCCCCCCAGGTGTTCAAGGCCTGGGAGCCCTCGTTCGTCGACGGCGCCGGCGGCAAGAGCATGTTCCCGCGCATGTGGCGGCGGATGTCATCGCTCGTCGACGGCTCCATCGTGGTCAGCCTCGACGCGACCCGCCGCGCCATGCGCCTTTTGGCCGAAAAGACGCGCGTCATCTCCGAGGGAGCCGGCGCCCTGCCGCTCGCGGCCGCGCTGACCGGGAAGGCCGGGCAGGGGCCGATCGTCGCCATCGTCTCCGGCGGCAACATCGACCTGGGCAAGTTCGCGGAGCTGATCGGGGCGGGCGAGAAGGCGCCGACGGCCTGA